Part of the Tidjanibacter massiliensis genome is shown below.
GGGACATCGTCGCCTATCCGGATATCGTACCACAGATGCAGGCCGAACCGCCTCCGCCGTTCAGCGAACCGGCCTCCCTCGGCAAATACGCGCCTTATCTCCGTGGCACCCAACCGGGCAGCCGCCTCGTCGATTGCCCGGTTGCCCGACTCCGCCGCACCCCGCGTGAAACACCCCACACGCAGCGCCCCGGCATCGTCGGCGAGCCTTATCCTCACCCATCCGTCCACATAATTCTTCTCTTCACCGGAAACGTATTCCGGTCCCTGCCCCGCCCCTTCCGGCACCGGGGCTGCCAACGGCTCCCGCGTACAGGCGGAAACCGAAACGGCCGCCAAAGCGGCCAACACCAATCTGGTTCTCATCAGTCATTCAATTTCAGGTTCATAGTATGTTTTTCCGTAGTAGCCCTGCCTCACCCGGCATCCGGCACTCCCGAATACGGTTACGGCTTTACAGTCTCCTCCCTCCGCGGAAGAACGGCCTTGCAGCGCAGTGCTTCCTCCCGGCTGGAAAATCCCGTAAAGCCGTAACCTGTGTCCGACAGCCGGAACTATCGTTTCAGCACAGTACCCTTATAGGTGTTGCCTCCCTGCTTTACCGACACCGTATAGGCACCGGGAGTCAGACCGGAAATACCGTCAATCCGGGCCGTTCCACTGGCATCGAGCTCGGCCGTGGTCTTCATCACCTGACGGGCTGCCGAATCGTAGAAAACGACATCCGCACTGCCACTGCCGGCACCGCTAAGCGTTATGTTCACGTAATCAGTCGCCGGATTGGGATAGAGCCGAAGAGTCGCTCCGCCCGACTGCGAACCGGGCTCCTGGGCCACCGAAACGAAGAGTTCGTTCTCGGCCGAGTTGCCGCCCCGGTCGGTCACGGTTACCTGCACCGTAGCGTCGCCCTTTTTCAGTCCGGTCACTTCGAGGGTCGTCCCCGTCACGGCGGCCGTCACGACGGACGCGTCACTGCTGACGGCCGAGAAAGTCAGTTCATCGTCGGGCATGTCGGCATCGTAAACATAATCGTTCAAGTCGTACTGCCTTACGAAACTGCCGGCGGCCGGAAGCGTCAGGCTGCCCAACTGCCTTTTGAAAGTCGGTGCGGAACCGGCGCCGGCCAACACCGTCACATTGATGGCAGCCGTCGTGGAAGCACCGCGCGTATCGGTAGCCGTCACGGTCACCACACAGGAGCCCTTGGTCAACGGAATGACGGCCAGTGTCCGCCCGTTTCTCAGTTCGGTTCTCACCACCGCATCGTTGCTGTTTTCCACCGTGAATGTCATCTCGTCTCCATACTGGGCATCCTCATCCTCGAAATAGGTCACGAGCGTATAGAGCCTCGCATAATCCTCGCCCGCCTGGCGTATCTCCACATCGGAGAACTCCCGGAGCAGCGTGGGCGCATGGTTCTCGAACTCCAGCGTTTCGGACTGCAGCTCGATGTATTCGGATTCATTTCCGTAACGGTCTACGGCATTCATCCTGAATTTGTATTCGGCCTCACTCTTGCCGGGGAACATATAGACGAACTCTTCGCCGGCATTGTAGGTGTTGGAGAGTACGTTCCTGGTCATCTCGCCGGCCGTGCCGTTCACCACCTCGGCATACTCGAAATTATACTTGACTACGGGCATGCCGTTGCCGTCCACGGGCACGGGTCCCGTTATCCTGACGGAAGCCGGAGCGGGTATCGCCTCGAACTGCGGCTTCTCGGGTCCCTCCTCCGGCACCTCGGTCAGTGCAAGAGTTACGTCGATGAGGCCGTTCCCGATACCGCCGTGGTACTTCGGGTCCATCGGTTCGCTCAGCGGACGGCAACTGCGTTCGACCTTGTTGCGGAGTTCTTCGGCCGTAAAGCCTTGCCCCTTGAATTTGGAGAGTATCAGCGCGGCGACGCCGGAAACGTGCGGGCAGGCCATCGAAGTGCCGGCGCTGTAGGCATACCCGCCGTTGGGATAGGTGCTGTAGACGCCCCATATCTCCGGTCTGTTATACTCCCCGCTGCCTTCCTGGTTCCCTCCGGGAGCCAGGACATCAATACCTTCTCCGTACTCGCTGTACCATGCGACCGTCATATCGCCGTCGATGGCCCCTACGCCTATCACATCCTTGTATTTGGCCGGATAGAAAACCTTATCCGTCCCGGAGTTTCCTGCTCCGGCTATCACCAAACCGCCCTGCATGGGCCCCGTCTGCACGTCGTTGATACCGTCTCCGTCCGTATCGTCCCATCCGGCATTGGCCTGGAAATAGTCGATACCGTCTTTGGTCGCCTGGTCCATACCGGTCTGACTGATGGTCCAGCTACAGGAGGCAATCACCGCCCCGTTGTCGGCAGCATAGGGGAATACGTCGTTGAACGGTATGTCGTCGGCAGCATCATCCCGCATCACCTGCAGCGTCATGAGCTTTACGCCGTCGTGGTTGCCCGTACCGCCCGCCACGCCGCATACGCCGATGCCGTTTCCGTTCACGGCCGCGATGGTACCGGCCACGTGGGTGCCGTGCGTCCCCGCCTTCAGGATACCGCCCGGTTTGTCGTGCGGATAGTAGTTGGGCATGAAGCAACCGCCGTATATGTCGTCGTAGTAACCGTTGTTGTCGTCATCCTCGCCCTTGACACCGTTCAGCTCCGCTTCGTTAATCCACATGTTATCCGCCAGGTCGGGATGGTCCCACTGTACGCCGGAGTCTATCACCGCCACGATGACCTCCGGGTCTCCCTTGGTACCGAGTACCTCCCAGCCCTCGAACAGGTTGATGTCGGCACCGGCCACCATACCCTCTATCGAGCCGTCGTTGTGGTAATGCCACTGCTTGGACAGGTCGGGGTCATCGAACGGCAGTTCGCCCGCCGCCACCGACCGGCGTGCCTGCGCAGCCGCGGGCACATAAACATACTCGGCCGGAACAATGGGGCCGCCCAACAGTTTCACCTTATAAATAGGCTGTACGTAAGCCACTCCAGGAAGCTCCGCGATGGAGGCTTCGGCACGGGTAACGGGTATATTCTCGTCGATTTTAATATCGTACCAGCGGTGCAGGCCGAACCGGCGGCGCCTTTCGGCGAACCGGCCGCCGTCGGCATATACCCGGCGTATTTCGGTCGCTCCGAGCTGGGCCGCTATCTCGTCGAGCCGCGGGTCGCCCGACTCGACTTCGCCGCGCGTAAAGGCGCCTACCTTCAGCGGCTGCGACTGTTCGTCCAACTTAATCCTCACCCAACCCCTTACGGCAACGTCGTCGCTGTAATGGGCATAATCCCGGTCTTCCCCGGAGGTCTGGCCGACGCCATCCCCGGCAACAGGTTCTTTCACGCACGAAGCGCAAAGTGCGGCCATAGCGATAATGGCCAGATAAGCATTGAATTTCATTCTCAAAAAGAGTTGTAGTCCGTTTTTATTACATTCACATATCAATTAAACGAGTTAAACCCGCCATGGGTTGCCTGCGAAAATATAAAAAATTATCCCTTTTCCCACATTTAATCCCGTTTATTTGATAAATAACGGGGCAAAAGGGGCTCCAAGCCCCATGCGCTCTCCTCCCGGCAGTATCGGCAACAGACGGAGCGGCCGGCATCCCTCCCGCCGCAAAGGGCAGTCCTGTCCGCCGCCCGCAGCCGAAGATACGGGCCCGCCTAAAAAAATTCTTTCTACCTTTGTATCCGGACGGGCCGCGACAAAGCGCCTTACCGGACGTCTCGCCCGCCGCCCGTTCCGTTTTCATTCCGTACAAGACATCATGGAAGAGGAGATAAGGATAGACAAGTGGCTGTGGGCGGTCAGAATCTTCAAATCGCGCAGCGATGCCGCCGAAGCCTGCCGCATGAACCGCGTGACGGTGAACGGCAGTTACTGCAAACCCTCGCGCGAGCTGCGCGAAGGCGACACCGTGGAGGTACGCAAACTTCCCGTGACCTACTCGTTCCGGGTAAAGGGGCTTGTCTCGAACCGGCAGCCGGCCAAGAACGTTCCGCTCTATGCCGAAAACATCACTCCGCAGACGGAACTCGACAAGCTGAACATCCCGCGCGAAACCATTTTCATCTCGCGCGACCGCGGAACGGGACGCCCCACCAAAAAGGAACGGCGTGAAATCGATGCACTGATGGACGGCATCTATCTGGAAGACGATTAGTCCTCCGCCCGCGGCCCTCCCTGTACAGAGCCTGCGACAGTCCGGACCGCAGCACCGGCCTATAAATAAACGAGAGGAGTTCCGCCGGGAACTCCTCTCCTTGTCATCCGGGCACGTCCGAAACGCCCCGTCAGAGCACCACGCCCCCGGCCACGGAGAGCCGCCGTTTTATATTCTCGCGCGGGTCGTATTCGGGAAACTCCGCAGGAGCCGCCTCCAGCCGTTCGACGGCGGCAGTCAACGATGTCTCGGCCTCGGCACGTATTCGTTCCCGCAGGAGCTTCAGTGCGGCACCGTCCGTCGGCCCAAAATATTCGCCGCCGAAACGCACGATGCCGAGCCTGCCGAGCCGGACAGCCGCATCGGGCAGCACGAGGTACTTGACGAACAGGGCGAGCGCAGGCCGTACATACTCCGCAAGGAAGGCACCGTACCTTCCCTGTTCCAGCGCACCGTAGAACGAAACGCCGAACACCGGCCGCAGGTATCTGCGCTGTGCCGTCAATACGGCGCTTTCGGTAACGATGGCCGCATCAATCACATCCCCGCCGCCGAAAGCCGCCTCAACAACCTCCGCGGGGGTCATCAACAATTCCATATCACATTCATTCCGTTTAATTCCGCCGTGCATACCGTCCGCAACGGTTGTTCCGCCGGAACAATTTACATAACTTTACAACGACAAAAGACACGGCACCATGGAAGACATGCTCCTCAGGGAAATCGAAAAGACAGGAAAAGTGCTCGAAGCCATCCTGCTGAAACTCGGCGTAACGACACGGGAGAAGGGGGAAGAGGCCTACGATACCGCACGTACCGGTCTGCGGGAGGGACTCGGCATGGATTTCGATGCCGTACTCGGCAGCGACGACATAGCCGGCACCCTGACCGCCGGCTACGGTTTCGGCGACGACAACCTCGAACGATTCGCCCGGATACTCTTTCTGCTCGCCGCCGGGGCACCGGACGACGACACCCGCCGCCGAACCGCCTCGGCCGCCGCAGCCCTCTACCAATACCTCGAAGGCCGCAGCTCCTGCTGCTTCTACGACCGGTATTACATCCTCAAGGAGCTCGAAAAGTATCTCTGACACCGCGCATCAGTCGATGTTCCTCATCGCATATTTGGTTATCTGAGCCACGAAGAGCTGTTCCAGTTCATTCTCGGGGTCGTAGTCGAGCCCGTCCGCCTTGCGGGCCTCCCACACTTTCATATAGAGCGGCTTGCTCCGGGTCGGCGGACGGTTCACTACCGCCAGCGAATCGCACTCCTCGCGCAGCACCTCCTCCATAATCGCCTTCAGCGGGTCGAGCAGCTCCTCCTGTGCCGAGAGTATCACCGTATTGAGTGCCACCTCGTACTCGTGCAGAATACGCTCCGCATTGAAACCCGACGCATAGTCGAGTCCGCTCAGCGAACGAAACCACGAATGGGCCACCACGATGTCGGAGGTGGCCTGTTCGTGCAGCTCCTTCCAGTCGCCCTCGTTGGAGGAGGCGATGGGAATGTAACGCGAACCGTCGCCCTCCCCGCAATCCTTTATCATGAACATCACCTGCCCGGGTTTACCGGCGAACCGCCGTTCGGCCCGGCGCATCAGCTCTTCCGCCTGCTGTTCGTTATCCACGCCCCCGTCGAGAAGCATCACCCCGGAGAGCTGGAAAGAGTTGTCGAGCCGGCTGATGTTCCAGCAGTCGGTCTTGTACGCTATGGCCGAAACGTTCATGCCCGCTATGTAGGACGGAACGCCGTAATGGCCGAACATGGGCTCGTACTCCTTGTAATGAATAACCGCATGCAGTTTCCCGTCGGCTCCCTCCTCCGTGAGCGGCCACAGCGGAAGCGATTTCGCCTCCTCCGCCGCATACTGCGACCAATCGTGATGCAGCAGCACATGCCGTCCGTCGGCGGCGAGCCGGCAGCGCGAAGCGTCCTGATGAAACAGCGACAGAAACGATGCTCCGCCATCGGTCACCACCTCCACGAAAGCGTTCCCGAAGAGTACCTTGTCCAGTGCGAGTTTGCGCAGCACCTGCCGGAGCGTCTCCCCGTCGCGGTTTACGCGGCGAATGAAAGCGGCGAGCCTCGGCAGCCCCTCCTCGTGGCTGAAACCCTTGCCGGCGATATAATCGGCCTTGTCGTTCACTATCCGGCGATGGGTGGTCGAACGGCGGAACATCTGCGCCAGGGCATACGGATACAGGTTGTCGCTGCCCCAGCGCCAGAATCCGCCTCCGGTAGCGGCACGCGGCGCCGCCCGGAAAATATCCCGCGCCTCGTTGCGCGGCGTGAAGAGCTTCGGGACATAGGCCGTCTCTCCTTTCTTCTTTTCCATCTGCAATCTGAATTGATTATTTAAGTGAAATCCCGGTACCTACTCCGGCAATGTACCGGCGAACGGTTTCGAGAAAGAGGTATCCTCGGAACGCAGTACGACCACGGCACCGGAGTCCTCATCGTAGCCGGCCTGTGTATCGAACACCGCCGAAACGAGCCGCAACGGACACTCCCCTCCGAAACCGGGCGACCAACCGACGAGAAACTTCCCGCCGCAGGCGGTGCGCACCAGCGCCACGAATCCGCCTCCGGTGGCGCCAAGCAGCGAAGCGAGCGCCACCGTGCTCCCGGCATCGGCCCGCCGGAGCGCAAACGAAAGTTCGTGTACCACGCAGGCCGGCGCATCTCCCGAAACATACTGCCGGTAACGTGCCGTATCCTCCGCAAATTCGTATCGGGCGAAAGCGGCCCCTTCGCGCAACCTCACCGCACCGAATGTACCCGTCGCACCGTCGTAGGTACAGGCGGCTATATCATCCGCCGCCGCGAGCCACACATCCGAAAGGCCGCCTTCG
Proteins encoded:
- a CDS encoding RNA-binding S4 domain-containing protein, translating into MEEEIRIDKWLWAVRIFKSRSDAAEACRMNRVTVNGSYCKPSRELREGDTVEVRKLPVTYSFRVKGLVSNRQPAKNVPLYAENITPQTELDKLNIPRETIFISRDRGTGRPTKKERREIDALMDGIYLEDD
- a CDS encoding phage portal family protein — encoded protein: MEKKKGETAYVPKLFTPRNEARDIFRAAPRAATGGGFWRWGSDNLYPYALAQMFRRSTTHRRIVNDKADYIAGKGFSHEEGLPRLAAFIRRVNRDGETLRQVLRKLALDKVLFGNAFVEVVTDGGASFLSLFHQDASRCRLAADGRHVLLHHDWSQYAAEEAKSLPLWPLTEEGADGKLHAVIHYKEYEPMFGHYGVPSYIAGMNVSAIAYKTDCWNISRLDNSFQLSGVMLLDGGVDNEQQAEELMRRAERRFAGKPGQVMFMIKDCGEGDGSRYIPIASSNEGDWKELHEQATSDIVVAHSWFRSLSGLDYASGFNAERILHEYEVALNTVILSAQEELLDPLKAIMEEVLREECDSLAVVNRPPTRSKPLYMKVWEARKADGLDYDPENELEQLFVAQITKYAMRNID
- a CDS encoding subtilase family N-terminal domain-containing protein, with translation MKFNAYLAIIAMAALCASCVKEPVAGDGVGQTSGEDRDYAHYSDDVAVRGWVRIKLDEQSQPLKVGAFTRGEVESGDPRLDEIAAQLGATEIRRVYADGGRFAERRRRFGLHRWYDIKIDENIPVTRAEASIAELPGVAYVQPIYKVKLLGGPIVPAEYVYVPAAAQARRSVAAGELPFDDPDLSKQWHYHNDGSIEGMVAGADINLFEGWEVLGTKGDPEVIVAVIDSGVQWDHPDLADNMWINEAELNGVKGEDDDNNGYYDDIYGGCFMPNYYPHDKPGGILKAGTHGTHVAGTIAAVNGNGIGVCGVAGGTGNHDGVKLMTLQVMRDDAADDIPFNDVFPYAADNGAVIASCSWTISQTGMDQATKDGIDYFQANAGWDDTDGDGINDVQTGPMQGGLVIAGAGNSGTDKVFYPAKYKDVIGVGAIDGDMTVAWYSEYGEGIDVLAPGGNQEGSGEYNRPEIWGVYSTYPNGGYAYSAGTSMACPHVSGVAALILSKFKGQGFTAEELRNKVERSCRPLSEPMDPKYHGGIGNGLIDVTLALTEVPEEGPEKPQFEAIPAPASVRITGPVPVDGNGMPVVKYNFEYAEVVNGTAGEMTRNVLSNTYNAGEEFVYMFPGKSEAEYKFRMNAVDRYGNESEYIELQSETLEFENHAPTLLREFSDVEIRQAGEDYARLYTLVTYFEDEDAQYGDEMTFTVENSNDAVVRTELRNGRTLAVIPLTKGSCVVTVTATDTRGASTTAAINVTVLAGAGSAPTFKRQLGSLTLPAAGSFVRQYDLNDYVYDADMPDDELTFSAVSSDASVVTAAVTGTTLEVTGLKKGDATVQVTVTDRGGNSAENELFVSVAQEPGSQSGGATLRLYPNPATDYVNITLSGAGSGSADVVFYDSAARQVMKTTAELDASGTARIDGISGLTPGAYTVSVKQGGNTYKGTVLKR
- a CDS encoding DUF6712 family protein; the protein is MELLMTPAEVVEAAFGGGDVIDAAIVTESAVLTAQRRYLRPVFGVSFYGALEQGRYGAFLAEYVRPALALFVKYLVLPDAAVRLGRLGIVRFGGEYFGPTDGAALKLLRERIRAEAETSLTAAVERLEAAPAEFPEYDPRENIKRRLSVAGGVVL